In one window of Photorhabdus laumondii subsp. laumondii DNA:
- a CDS encoding TetR family transcriptional regulator C-terminal domain-containing protein: MQALNEAKTARSGLRAMLESTINIASSHQAGGCLLVLGVVNNLTENKEVWAYLRDARTKTLDMIRVRLEQGITDGDLPPNTNVDVLASYFLGLTQTISFQARDGVPRERLRRLIEPAMAAIPGN; this comes from the coding sequence ATGCAAGCACTCAATGAAGCAAAAACAGCACGCTCAGGGTTGCGCGCGATGCTGGAGAGTACCATCAATATCGCCTCTTCTCATCAAGCTGGAGGATGCCTGCTTGTCTTGGGTGTTGTGAACAATCTAACGGAAAACAAAGAAGTATGGGCTTATCTCAGGGATGCACGTACCAAAACCCTAGATATGATCCGTGTTCGCCTGGAGCAAGGAATCACCGACGGTGATCTCCCACCCAATACAAACGTGGATGTGTTGGCGTCGTATTTCCTTGGTTTGACCCAAACTATTTCATTCCAAGCTCGTGACGGCGTACCTCGTGAACGACTTAGGCGCTTGATTGAACC